In Thunnus albacares chromosome 1, fThuAlb1.1, whole genome shotgun sequence, the DNA window AAAGAATATATTCAGACATCTGTCTAAATTGACGGTGATGGGTGCATCCTTTAAGAGTATCCTCCAAAAACTACTCCAGAAATTCATCCTTTATAAGAATATGCTTAAGTGCTCCTCCAGTGaccttttcatcatattcaaatTTTCAAGCTTCCCTGTAAACACTCCATCTCAAAGAGTGATGTCTGATTATCTCTACTCGAAATCCCAAAAATGTACTTCACCTGTGCAGTAGAGAAATCAGGCCATGTacacatgcatgtttttgttgaaactcaTTTTTCCAGAGGCAGCTCATTTAAAATATTACGTAAAAAATTTAAACTAAATGTCAAGAAGTCCcggagtcacatgatcacacGTGAGGCACGCTGCCTCGAAAGGAACCGCCCCCCCCTCAGGTGCGATCACTTCAGCTTAGTGAGAGGCGATATTTACTGCCTTCCTCcctttgttctttctttctggCCTCAGCCATGTTGTGTGCGTCCTGTAAGTTAATTTCATCATTAAATATTTGATTCACCTTTATCGCACACAATTTCTACTGAGAATTAATTTGATGTTAATAATTTTGTTCTCTCTTTGAAGAGCTTAAATGTGTGATTTAAGCTCCCATTGAAAAGGAATtccacaaagaaatgaaaataaagtaaaagagCTTTGTATTTTTGAACCCTTAGATTCCTGCCTCATCTATGggtctctctcaaacacactcaGCCTACCCTACTAGCCATTAGATTTTGAATCACTAAATAACACTAAAATATACATGACATAATACTgttaaaaacatactgtagtagGTAAAGTGACTTAGACTCCAACCTGACATTCTTACATATTGTTGGCTGTATTTCAGATGATGAATATTTTTGAGATTTTAgttagaaaaagagaaagggaaaaaaagtggATTATCTAAATTAGAATACATTAAAATACTTTCCAAAGAATAGTGGAGAAAGTTATTTCTTATATTCTGCTGCATCTTCATTCAAATAAGGTCTTGTCCTGTCTGTTAACTGTTGTTAAATATTGGGAAACCTGATTTTCTTCACAccagtatttctacttttttttttttttaacaatttatctatttatttttctgcaacTGTATACTTTTAGtacatattcatacagtatatctacacATGTTCATGTGTCTATGATGCCCATTAACCACATCATCAAGGCTAAACTCACACATTTTTAAGATGAAGTGTTCCAAGTTCTTGAAGGCCTAATAACTTATCCTCCTTAATGCACAGCATTTTCTGCCTAATTTGTTAATGTCTTACAAAAGAGCCCTGGGGCTTCTGCTATAAAAAGGAGGgagaaatgagtaaaaaaaacccacaaaagaATCATGGGTTAAATTGCTGTTTTTCAGCCAAGATCTTAATTACTAGCCGTGAAAAATAAGCCGGTGAGACTGATGAGGTCACCGCCCCTTTGTCCTTGCCCCTTGTTGATTGACGGATAGTGATAGCGAGAGGCATATGTTTAGaggagagcacacacacacacacacatagagagagagagagactgtccTGAGATGGACAGCGAGACAGacgaggggagagagagaaagaggaagccTCATAGACATGCCATGTTGAAGAGGAACTGAAAGAAAGCCAATGCTGggagtctttctctctctctctgcctgtctcttgGGTGCTGCTGTCCAACTGAATCAACAGCAAGGCCCACACCAGTCTATTATTATCTCTTTAAGCCCATGGATTCCACCTGCACCGCCTCCACCCTGATGAACTGGTTTGCTGTGTGGGAGGCgagagaagagaaggggagGGGTGGCGGGATGCTGCTGGGTTGCCCGGCTGGACAATTGGGGGGGTCTGGGAAAATGCTATTCTCTTGGGTAAAGGAGGCTGGGAATggcggagaggaggagatggataCTGATTGTGTTAAGAAGGGTGTCATAGAGAGGGTGATGAAGAGATGTGTGGAGCAAATGGCAATTGTGAAAAGATGTTTGGGTCAGTAGCAAGATGAAAAGATTCACAGTGGGTTTGGCCTGTGTGATTTTAGGTGATTAGAGCGTCCACCTCCCTGCACCGCCCTCCCCTCTTTCCATTGCCACCATCTTGTTAGATATGCCTGTGTGATGAAGCCAGGGAGCACGTGTGCATCGCTCCTCTATCTCCCTCCTCGTCCCCTTGCTCAGTGGCATGTAACGCCACCTTTAATATGTTAATTGCAGCTTGATTAGGATAGACACTGGGAATTAAAGCAAAAGCAAACACTAATTGCAGGAAAGCAACAAGAGGCATGATAAGATTTCCAAACACAGCCACCATGGAACTTTGTCATTtctaatggatttttttttcctttttctcttcactgCCGTTTTTTTGACTCACCAAAACATTTGCTCTGATTGGTCGCTCGGTCCACAAAGACTTTTGCGGAGATGACGTTGCCAAAAGGCAGGAACATTTGCATGAGCTCTGCATCTCCGAACTCCTGGGGCAGGTGATAAATAAACAGGTTGCAACCTTCTGGCCCTGGTGATGAGAAAAGACAACAGGAAGGTTACATGGGGGCATAAACAGGAGAtgcccagagagagagagagagagagagagagactgtctgaGATAAAAATGGGTGAAAAAAATGACTCTATAATGCAATTAAGACAATAATTTGGGAAGCCAGGAGCCATGTAAACACCATACTCTACTGATTATGTTACCTGTGGCACAAATATTAGTTGTGCTAAACCTAATTGTTGTGTCATATGTGGATTGTATACACCTTAATCCCATTTTGTAAAGTGTGATTAGGTCACACTTGTCCTTTTGTCAGCTTTTTTTGTGGTTTCCATTTGAAtccctctaaaaaaaaaaccctgtctCAGTGTGTTTGCAATAACtgtgtgcacatgtaaacagccacagagaaacagaagagatagaagtaaaacagaaaaacagccaGAGATAAAAACGGAGAcgacaagaggaagaaaagacacagagaggtTGATTGAAAGAGAAAGATTGAGACGGTTATATTAAGAAAGACCGAGACTCAGAggaatagagagagaggaggaggaggaggaggaggaggaggcagagcaCGCATTAAGACATAAGCCAAGGTTTTGCCCCAATTACTGTGTGACAGTAGGACTGTCTTCCaatctctctccatccctccacaCTCATCCACCTAGCCACCACATATTGTACGGGCCGATCTGGATAAAGGGAGGAatgaactggagagagagagagagagagaaagagagagcaaaccatggacagagagagggagagagagagagagagagagagagagagagagagagagatgtgatgGACTCAGGGACAGTATGCTTGCAGCTGGCTGCCTGACTGGCATTCTCTCCTGTCTCATTGCTCAGGGTGATAGCATGACGAGATGAGACTGGAGCTGGTGAGAAGGCTGATAAGAGGGCTGCACTGGTGGCTGGCTGTAGTGCTGCTATGCCTCGACGAGATAGAGGacacacatgtgcgcacacacacacacacacaggttgacAGAATGgggattttttatttatttttttcccagtaGTTATAGGCTGAATCTCAGTTCTGTCTGTTTAGGTTTGCTTTGAAAAGAAGTGGTTTGTTTGGGGGATAGAAATGTCTGCAACTGGTGTGTAAGGACGGTTGATAGATTGTTTCTCCCCGGACACATAACAccccttgttttttttggtgatcGCGTGACCACTTTCACGTATGCAAGTGTGTCCCCTTTAGCTGTGTGGAGGAAAAGTATCATGTGACTGGGTGTGTAAATGTGTCTGCTTATTCTGTTGCTTAACAAAAGACTATTATAACCACATGGGTTTTCCTGATTTAAAAAAGTTGCATGATATGTCAACTATGGTATAATGAATCCTGATTTTAATAAGGAAATGGCTGTAAACATGTGCCAGGTTCACAGAGGAAAAATGCCAAGATGCAAAACAATCTACAAGTGCATACTGACAAGTTGATCTGGTTGCATTATTTTGTCTGAGTTGTACACACAGCATAAGATGAGAAGTGGTATAGTATGAATCGCATatgcttattttatttatttatttttttttaaaaaacataatttaagtGATTAATATTGTTGGTGACAGTTTTCACTTAACATTTAGACTCCAGGAATCAGAAGGGTTTTGAaatttgaatgaaaaacagcagcatcagtATGACATTCACAGGACATCTCAGTTATTTTCCCGTTTTCAACATTCGTCATCACCACAAGCAATCATTGACGCATTGATTTGCTTTAGATGCGTAGCTGAAGTGAAAAGGACATATCTCTTCAAAGTATACAGTTAAGATTTGTCTggttgaaattatatttttttggaTTTGGAAGGATTTTCTTtgacatacacatgcacacagaggcacacacaGACTGATGGAATGTATTGTTCAAACTGTTTGCTTTCAGTGGGAGGTTGAAGCTGAGGCTtgactgtgtctgtgtattCAGGTTTAGGTGTTTCTTGTTAAATGGCAGGGCTGCAGACTGTGGCAGTGGACTGAGACAGACTGGGAGAGCAGCCAAAACCCAGAGGAGGCCAGAACTCAGACAGGCCACTGGCTCAACCAAGAATAGCTCtatgtacgtgtatgtgtgtgtgtgtgtgtgtgttacctctaTAATTCTTACTAATGATTCAAATTCTCCAAGGTAGCATTGAGAAATGGGATATCTTCAACAGTAGTTGTTTTTCTACGTTGTGAAATTATGCCTGCATGTAAAGTGAATGAGCTGCTGACATGGAAGGACAAGTTTGTGTGTTTCTACTCTGTATCCACACAGTTCTACACTGTGACCCCGGCATGCACTCTCAcgaaaaaatgcaaacataaacGAACTCTTCCTCCAGGCGATGTTGGAAACACTCAATTTCATAGTTCCTATGTTGAATATTCATGCCACTCTAAGCTGTCTCATACAATCATATAGATGAATAATTGAGACTGACAAATGATGTCAAAAAGAGTGATTTACCATCACAGTATATCCTATGCTTTATTACATCTGATGCTGTGGCATAAGAACGAACACTACACTAGGAATGGTAATAAATGATTATGCATGCAGCTAATTAATCTGATGAATATTTATAACCACTTAAACACATTGTAATGGACTGATTAAGCAGTCCAACGCTGCAAGTTTGAATTAGTGCAGTTTTTGAATAATGACAGAGTAACTTTCCATCTCACTGCTAATGTTCTTCTCTTTAAATGGGGAGcctttttctcacattttcccCAGCCAGCTTTTTCCCTCCCTCGCTAATTCAAAGCAGCGCAGCTACATTAGAATGGAACATGGCAATTATCACCTTTTATCTTGGGTGGGCGCGCTTGCTCGCTCTTACCTTCCCTCTGTTGCTGGGGAATGATGGTTGGTTGCTGGGGGAACGCTTGGCTGATTGGCGCATAGGCGGCAGGGTAGGCTGCTGTTGCAAAGGGAGAACCAGAGTGGAATTTTTCACATCtccattttcatatttgacaCAACAAAACTCAAATCATTATTCCATTGTTCATTTGCGTCCTCTAGACATTGCATAAATAAATTGCATTATGACTGGGAGCCTGGGCTCATTTGGCTGCTGGATCACTACACAAAGAGCATGGCAAAAGGGGAGCGGAGTACGGTTCAACTAAGCAGACacataaagaaagagagagagacttacACCATGTTAATGAGAGTTGATGTCAGGCAGAGAGCAGCGGTTATGAGAAGTCTATGTCATCTCTTATGTAGGAGGCTATGGCAGGTTCAGATCCTCAGCTCTCGGTGTACTTTTggaattaagattttttttgtgtgggtGTATAATCAAGTCAACTGAAAATCCTTTTGCAATCCTAATGTAAAGTAGCCTAATCCGGGAGGAAATTGGCTGGTCGTCCAGCTATCTCTACCTGTCATAGTGTCTACTGATGTgacaaacagagagggagaggggagaggggatAGGGACAGATGGAGGAAGTGAGAGAGTAGAGGATACAGGGGAGACGGATCACCTGCGTAGTGTTGGACGCCAGCATAAGCCTGTTGGAGAGGGTCGGTCACCGTTGGACTCTGTGCTGCAGAGAGAcgaaaagagagacagagaaggggaGGTGACTAagtggaaaatgaaaacaagagagacaaagaggacGCGGAGTGGTCAGCgcagacacaaagaaaaatatagagagAATGTAAAAGAGCAAGACAGAAATTGGCTAAGCTGTAGAGCGCCATCAGGGGGTAAGATCACACAGGGAGTGGGAGAAAATTTGGGTTGTCATATCTCTCAGTTCTTCAAAATGCCTGTTCGCCCCAGATGCTTGCATCAAATATTAACAACATGCCAAACAAACCACTTTGTAGTTCATTACAATTGCAGCTGTCTTTGCATAATGCAGAAGCGgggagtgtgtgtctgtcagttcGTCAGGAGTCAGTCCCAGACAACATTAAGAAGCTAAAGACAGGCTGAGACACATCAAATTAGCCAGAATGGACTGATGGATGAAATGATGGATTCATCATGATACGGGGGCTGGCTGCTCAGAAATCTGCCAAAGACACTGCTGATTGACCCTCAAGCTTAAAACGCTTCAGTTCAAATCAGAAATAGACATCATGAGAGTGTAAAGTAAAAAGGTCTCTTCTAATTCAATTTGTCACTACTGACATGTTGAACTTGCATTATGGCAGTTAGGTGATGTTCTTATTCAGCGCAAGTACAATCACTAGAATGATCCAACATTCATAGATCCAGTCAGTACAAGTAATAGCAAGTGGTAGCAACCAATAGCAAGGAGTGTCAGGGTCAAAGCAACAGTCTTGTGACAGTGGTATATTTCATGTTTCTTTTATGCAAATCTTGATTGGCTCACCTGGGTAGGGGTGAATACCATTGGTGTAGATGGGCTCAGAGGTGGGCTGCCCGTTGCTTTGAGGTGGGAGGGCACTGAATCCGTTGACCCCGATTGGGGTGGCTATGCTGGGCACGGCTGTTGCAGAGATGCCCGGGGGCGTGCTGGTGCCTGCAAAGGTACAGTCATTACATGAACTGCAGGGTGCATGCTTCACACGCTACATACTCAAAAATAGAGAAGTATATTTTTGTAGTGAAAACTACCCACTCTCACAGATGTCCTATAACAGGAACATAATGGACCCTTGTGAGCACAAATGCCTACCTTTTGACCCGCTATGAATGTACAATGTAGTTAGGGTATAAATTTTATACCAATTCAGTCTGAACAAAAGGTACAGTTACAAAAAATCAGTCAAAGTAGCACACTGATTGTGGTGTGTGGGTGGAAGAAGGGAAGAAGCACTCATCCGCCACTGCATTGCAAAATAATAATGGCAGCACTCTGATTTTCTGAATATTTCCTCATTATTATGCCTTGTTTAAGCGCACATTTTTGTCACTTGGGCTACATACAGTAACTGCGCTTTTGAAGGTACTGACTCGCAACAAAATGTGCCATAATGTATGAGGCCCGCGTCCCTTCTTCTAACAGCAGCCCTTCCTCCATGGGGTGATATTCCAACTCTGTCACCTTGTCAGTGCCCTTTGTGCTgatggatttttattattttactaatCCAGGTGAAGGGCATTTAAGTCATGTAGGATTATGTTTGATAGGCATTACCTAGTATATGTAGGCCTTGTGGATTACAAATGCCAGGTGCAGCGTCAAGCCActttatttaatacatttgcaATGACCCTGCCTTCAGGCGGCCTGCCTACTTAGTCTCGAGCCATCAAAGCTCCTCATGACAAGGGCCAAAAAGATAGTTCAGACTGAGGTCCGGGATTATCTCACACAAATCTTTGCTCTTATATTGTATAAGCCAAGGACTCTGCATCCAAAGTCATCAGATTGGCTCTGTTcccagaaaacacacactgtcacagagacacagagggagagagcgactgacagagaaagagagagtgagagagaggaggagagagagactatAATGTGGCTGCCAATGAGTGTCAAGTAATGCTGTACATCTCACATCACGCCTCACTCACAAGGCTTTGCTTCCTTTAATTCAACACTGGCAATGTCTGCTTCGGCCCAGAAAATGGAGCCTACAccttaaaaaatgtaacaagGGCAAAAGCAGAAAGGCCTTGAATGAATATATTATTACTGCTTCTATAATTCTTGCTAATGATGAAAATGTTCCAGGGCAGCAgtgagaaatggagagagaagtcctgcgtgtgtgtgtgtgtgtttgcacgtgCCTCGCCTCCTGCACCCGCGCCAGTTAGTGCATGCGTGTTTGTGCCTATTAGTGTATACCTGAGGATGGTGTCATGGGAGTAGCCACCAGGCCGTTGACATTGAAAGCTGCCATTTGCTGCATTTGCGCGGCAGCGATGGCTGCCATGGGGTTCAGGTAGGACCCTTGTGTTGCTGCCATCAGGGCTGCTTGCTGTTGCATCATCTGCTGTAGGATTAAAGAGCAGTGGGGAGAGAGGCGAATGGCGGGAGGGATGGAGGCAAGGACAGAAAAGGAAAGGAGGGTGAAATAGCCGCAGGACCAGAGCATGTTTACTCTCACATCTCTGTTTGCTTGGCCCATGCCTTGTTCTTGAACAGAGTGTCTGTGTTGCCCTGCAGCGTTGCTTCTCAGCTACTGTAACACTGCTCTGGCCTTGTGCTCATTATACTGCAACAAGATAAAGACTGTGTGGTGAGATGAGTTTAGCATGCTGGAGATTATGCATAAATCTATATGGACTGTATATGTATAGAGAGAAAAGGTGCCACGGTGGCAGAGTTAGTAGAGAGATTGTGTGTGAGTGGGCGATTCTGTCAGGGTGAGTTGTTAGCTACTGTGTGAGTGCAAAATCTCACAGACTCCTAACTCAGGCTGTGACTTTCATGTGTGAATATGAAATGGGGGTGGGGTGGGCTGGCAGGGAAAGGGGTAGGGGGTGAACGGGTGAGCGGGTGTGGGTTCTTGGTAATGACGTGCACCTCTGTTTGAGTGTAAAGGAATATGTGTAAGTAGATGAAATGTTAAAGAGCGAGGCTCGGGTTGGCAGTTTAAATTCACAGACTAAGTCAGGAAATGTGGGGATGATAAGTGAATGTGAAGTGAATGCTTACAGCTGTATGAAAGTAAAACAGTGTAGTGCCAGGCATACATGATAAGCACCTTCCCTAGACAAATGAAGGGGTAAAAAGACACAATATCAAAAGCAGTGTAGCATTTTCTGTACGACCTATGTGTAAATGTAAACCCCAACATCCATTTAATACAGTGAATCACTTAAGAAGTTGTTCAGGGGTGTCACATGCCTAGTGGGAAACATAGTGAATTCAAACCGCAAATCacaacagttttttgttttcttttttaaagctCACCGTCTCCTCCCCCGCCGGGCTGAGACTTACAGCATGAGAGTAGGCGCCATAGGCCCCAAATTGGATGGTCATGGGACTGAAGATGCCGAGCTGCCCCGCCATCTGATGCATCCTGCGCAGGGTCCTCTCTTTATCAGTGTCCGCAAATTTGACTACCAGGCTGGACGAGGCGCCCTGGAGggacacatacatgtacaagGTTAGTGTATGTTACTTAACTTCCATATAGTATATATACTTAGTTTGTAGATAGGTCCatgtttccatttccatttttaaaattgaCTTAAAAAGTAGGGCTGatcgactggtcgattagttggtcgatatgctctcgtccgactaaattctcattggtcgaataatctctgtgttattttcataaggagaaaagtgctacatcaatagctttccaggagtaatccattatttcctgcggcgggagggacagactaacaaattacctgtaaaaacgggggtgtattcaaaacacccctgttgtgttttcacaactttgaactcacccaacctaatggagactgctgggtctaactgtactcaacgttcACTGAACTTACTGAAcgtttctccataatgacacgagagaacccccgccaggccaaaaaaaaaatattttgaaatcgatagcgtttgggagtctctgtgcagcgttGTTCTGGtatgtgagtcaacctctgtcattgcctgggaaactattggcTCCGTTTGCGTAGCGAGggggaaagagcgaggggcagagaagtgacggtgggtgcaagtggagcagaggaaaaggttagtagtaagttgtcagtacagtacagtcagttaataaatgctaaaaaatcacgtctgttgtttcctcaaatgctggaaaagtaaaggggttagctccaaagttagcaacaatgggttagcataactTGAGGacacaaaatagagaaatacagaacagagaaatgtgtggctgccgagtttactgtgcactctgtcccgttacgACCATTATGTacgaccaagattttctttggttgactacagccctattaaaaagcaaataaacataaatctaaatacaataaaaggaaaatgtattttgggcTGTCAAAGTTTCAACAAAGTTGTAACACTAACTTTTGCAACTACCATGGTTACGTTCAATAGTGTTTCGTACCTGCCAGTTTAGCTGGCCAACCAGCTAATGAGCTGGTGTTTGTTAGCCAAAACTGTCAACATCCTCAGACTGAATAAATAgtaattcacatgaaaaaaactgaaaaaatacaacaaGAACACATATATTCTATAACTATGGGAGCTCATATGAATTTCCTAAGCTTGGGGCAAGATTCACTAGtcagagaaagtgagaaaatatcATCATTACTAATGTCACTGACTGACATTGTTACATTACCTGACCAGTCTATTGCTGTACTTAGTATGTGATGCTTTAAGTGGAGGTGTGCAGATATCATATTGGACACTATCAATCTGACTGTAACCTAAATACAGGCCATTTAGAAACAAGGTTGCTggatgcatgcatgcattacATTTGCATCTTTTATTGTGCGCTTtctcactgtatgtgtgtgtgtgtgtttgtgtggtgccCCGGGGGAATGACCTGTAACAAAATGTTGGCTACATAATGAAAAGATGTAGAGCTGATCTCTATCAGTGCATCATTGTccttttattaaaaacacaagtgtgGGTTCTCTACATCACCACAAAGGAGAAAGGAGCAGAGAGCATGTTATTAATTTCATGTCATCTGATGTCCGGCGCACACATTGCTCGAGCCTCCAAGACATAATATCTCTAAACCAAGGAAGACAGTAGAGCTGAATATGCACCTCTCATGACTGCAGTCATTTAGATGTCGGCATTAAATGGAAGAGAATAGTGAGTGATATTTGCTTTTGTGAACTTTCCAACTCCACTGTATATACTAGGAACGAACTGTGATCCTAACCAGATCCCACAGGAGTCCCAGTCCCCCACTGGTGAAGCTCCACTGAATACAGTGCTGGGTAATTAGGTCTGACAAAAGCCTTCGGCGTGTGGAGGGCGAAGTATTGACTAATGGCTCTGCCTTATGGCAGATATAGTTCCGTATTGATGTCTGTGCTCCTGAGTTTGCATCCAATTAAATCATTTGAGAGACAGAGACCAGAGTCAGTTCCTCATGTGACATCCAAgcaaggagagagggagggggtgtctgtgtgtgagtgagagacagagagagagagagagagagggagagagagagagagagagagaggatgaggaggctGCCAGGCAGAGAAAGCAGCCACAGACACTGTCAAGAGGACCAGGCTCCTATTTAATTACAggcagtgcatgctgggaaagaGCACAGAGCACCACCAGGACAGAAGGACACAGGCAGCCAGGGGGCAGTCAGGATATGATTAGTAAGATCATAAAAGCAAAGACACAGGGAGAAAAGAACTCCATAATCACAACTTGTATTCATCTTTCACAAAATGTCTCATCCTGACAGGGTCACTACAAATTCAGGCTTTGATTTagatttccatattttttttggGAGTAGAAATCAAAAATATGAGGGAACTGCAGGGGGGCACAGTGACAGGGAAATATGAGGCTGACCAGTGACAGTGTTGCAACATACAACTGTTTcttgtgtatgagtgtatgtatATGACTGTATATAAGAAATTCCATTTGAGAAAAGTAGTCCAAGCTGCTCTCCAGGTCCAAGTTTAAGCTTGAGTGCTACTTACAGGAGGCACATTACTAAAACAGAGCTATCAGAAGATCATTGAAACCA includes these proteins:
- the celf6 gene encoding CUGBP Elav-like family member 4 — protein: MATVTANGVQQENGFSTTNSAGRMNGLTIGQNTIPMKDHDAIKLFIGQIPRNLEEKDLKPLFEEFGKIYELTVLKDRFTGMHKGCAFLTYCARESALKAQSALHEQKTLPGMNRPIQVKPADSEGRGDRKLFVGMLGKQQSEDDVRRLFETFGQIEECTVLRGPDGASKGCAFVKFSSHAEAQAAINSLHGGQTMPGASSSLVVKFADTDKERTLRRMHQMAGQLGIFSPMTIQFGAYGAYSHAVSLSPAGEETQMMQQQAALMAATQGSYLNPMAAIAAAQMQQMAAFNVNGLVATPMTPSSGTSTPPGISATAVPSIATPIGVNGFSALPPQSNGQPTSEPIYTNGIHPYPAQSPTVTDPLQQAYAGVQHYAAAYPAAYAPISQAFPQQPTIIPQQQREGPEGCNLFIYHLPQEFGDAELMQMFLPFGNVISAKVFVDRATNQSKCFGFVSFDNPSSAQAAIQAMNGFQIGMKRLKVQLKRPKDANRPY